Proteins found in one Mangifera indica cultivar Alphonso chromosome 15, CATAS_Mindica_2.1, whole genome shotgun sequence genomic segment:
- the LOC123198420 gene encoding uncharacterized protein LOC123198420 codes for MASIPQFFTDQSFYSDFSQFPYPVIAGDSQNYGDHPSASSGTISSGAISASSGGGGAIWGDDQTFPISFDNVLPPESDVVSPPTMTMSFPCEHFGFVDSLPPVPTLPDYNSTAVCGVSGIQNFGARLQHPDVCEFGDECCGYMQDFKPPYPAAAAAAAAAENWGFQSTRMPLMEEANAKIGRYSVEERKDRILRYLKKKNQRNFNKTIKYACRKTLADRRVRVRGRFARNSELCEEEIIKNNENNSHKEKDLFCNSDGIHETKQDDESWLQEAMASLMYLPYIAGN; via the exons ATGGCTTCCATTCCTCAGTTCTTTACCGACCAATCATTTTACAGCGATTTTTCACAGTTTCCTTACCCGGTTATCGCCGGAGATAGCCAAAACTACGGCGATCATCCATCGGCCTCCAGTGGAACAATTTCCAGTGGTGCCATTTCAGCTTCTAGTGGTGGTGGAGGTGCTATATGGGGTGATGATCAGACTTTTCCCATTTCTTTTGATAATGTTTTGCCGCCGGAATCCGATGTCGTTTCGCCTCCGACGATGACGATGTCGTTCCCTTGTGAACATTTTGGGTTTGTGGACTCTTTGCCTCCTGTGCCCACATTGCCTGACTATAATAGCACCGCCGTGTGCGGCGTTTCTGGGATTCAAAACTTCGGAGCCAGACTGCAACATCCCGATGTGTGTGAGTTTGGAGATGAATGTTGTGGCTACATGCAAGATTTCAAGCCACCGTATCCTGCAGCagccgccgccgccgccgccgcaGAAAACTGG GGATTCCAGAGTACCCGAATGCCATTAATGGAGGAAGCCAATGCTAAGATTGGTAGGTATTCtgtagaagaaagaaaagacagAATTCTGCGAtacttgaagaagaaaaatcaaaggaaCTTCAACAAGACCATCAAG TATGCATGTCGCAAAACCCTTGCAGACAGAAGAGTTCGAGTCCGTGGAAGATTTGCAAGGAACAGTGAATTATGTGAAGAAGAAATTATCAAGaacaatgaaaataattctCATAAAGAGAAAGATTTATTCTGTAATTCTGATGGAATCCATGAG ACTAAACAAGATGATGAGTCGTGGCTGCAGGAGGCAATGGCAAGTCTGATGTATTTACCTTACATTGCCGGAAATTAA